The Gossypium hirsutum isolate 1008001.06 chromosome D07, Gossypium_hirsutum_v2.1, whole genome shotgun sequence genome includes the window CAACTAGCCGTTGGTCCCCAATGGTTAGGAAATCAACGGTTGTGATTTTCTAATCGTTGAAAAtctaattgtttatatatatatacatatttaaatcaGACTTTGGGACAGGGCAACACCACATGACAAAAACGTGCCCTGTAGGATGTGTTTTCACCCTCTCTCCTTCACATCACCTTAAAACGCGTCCTATAGAGCACATTTTTGCCTTGTCTCGTGCCACGTCACTTGAAAGCGCATCTTACACAacgtatttttatatttttttctccatAATCGATTTATTTCACTAATTTTCAACAAAAGTAACctaaatccctaatttttttaaaCCAATATATACGCCTAATTTTTCCCGATAGATATACCTTACCATATGTATGTTAGATACATACTGTGGGGTAATAAATTAATTACATGAATCAATAATTTAATGATATAGAAAAGGAATACATGCATAAACAAATCGTAACAAATgaggaaagaagaaaaatggagagTTGGAGACAGCAAGGCACGTATTTTTGGACCCATTaaaagtgtgtatatatatagtatgtatatatgtcaaaattacaaaaagaaaaacaaaatataataataatagagttATTTGTATTTCATTGGAAATTCCCCCTTTTTACTTCTTTTGTGCCCCTACTTGCAACCTTTTTTAGTAAAATATGCCacaattttttatacttttaaaattaaaaatttagtgttGTACTTATATTTCATagaatttagtctatttattttcagattttaaaattcaagtccatcttttaatactattaatttttttgattaaattcaagttaattgtaaagtcatttttttaattatatgattaccaaatgagtattttttttatttgaaaacattgtagtaacgaatttaacaaaaaagaaagttaacagtgttaacaagttaacttaaattttaaaaattaaaaaataaagagactaaatttcaTGAAATATAATACATTGtggcatatttaaaaaaattgcaagTAGGGGCACAAAAGAAGTAGAAAGGGGGAATTTCCAATGAAATACAAACTTTATGATTTTTTTGCTTTTTGTAATTTTGACATAGATACAtacttactatatatatatatatacactcttTTAATGGGTCCAAAAATAGGTGCCTTGCTGTATCCAACTCTCCATTTTCCTTCTTTCCTCATTTGTTATGATTTGTTTATGCATATATTCCTTTTCCATATCATTAAATTATTGATCCATGTAATTAATTGTTAAGCTAATTATCAGTACATGCCAAATAAAAACAAGGGCATTTTCCTATTTTGTTTCTCTACCTAGGTAACCCCCTCTCGGGTATATTTTTCTTAGGCATCATCATTTTCTCGTTTAGGGTATCTTTGTTAGGGAATCTAAGGTGAGTTGTCTGTGGATATGAAGAAGTTGAGGAAGGTTTGATGTGATTGCTTTCACTCCATAAATGCTTTCTTTTCTGTTACCCAACGGCTCCTTTCTCACTTTGTCTCTTCATTTTCCAGTATATTTTGGCTTTTAGGTGCTGAATTTCGCCTggcttctttcctttttttttctataataatCTCTTTGGGGTTGGCTTTGTTTGTTTGGTCTGCTTACACCATGTCTGAACCAGGGCTAAATAAGATGGCAGTTGGTGACACCACTTACACCAAGATCTTTGTTGGAGGTTTGGCTTGGGAAACTAAAAGGGATACCCTCAAACGTTATTTTGAGCAGTTTGGAGAGATCTTAGAAGCTGTTGTTATCAATGATAAAAGCACTGGAAAATCAAAAGGTTATGGCTTTGTAAGCTCCCACATATCcccctctcttttcttttcctctttaatTTTGTTGAACGAGAATCAATTCCCTTGGTAAAAATCTTTGAACTATCATCTTTTAATTGACTTAAACTgtcaacaataaaaaatattgtaaGAACGAATCGTGTATGGTTTACAGAAGAAATACCTTAATTAATGGAGACTGATATTATAAAACTCGAACTAAATATTAAGATTTGACCTGAATGTATCGTAACTCGAATTACTAACCTTAGTCTTAtagaaaatttataaacaaatttaGTAACACTTGAGCGATTCTCCGTGGAGGCTAGGGAACAAAATCCCGACCACGATATGATAATATTTTCGATTGTAGACTACtctaaaaaattttccaaaatagcAGATGCCTCTCAACAAATTCTATTCTTTTTAACTTGGTTTTCAATGTTGTAGGTAACTTTCAAGGATGCTGGTTCAGCGATTAGGGCTTGTTATAATCCATTTCCTGTGATTGATGGAAGAAAAGCAAACTGTAATGTTGCAGCTTTTGGTGCCCACAAGAATCCTCCAACTTCTGCATCTCACCATGGTATTCAGCCCTTAATTAGCCCGCTACCACCATCTCGAGTGATGGCGCCTCCAAGCACTGGTACCCCCGCATTTTACCGTCAACTCGTTCCACAATACGGATTACCTTACTCGGCTTACGGGTTAGATCACTCCGCAAAGCATGATTTACTAGAAGTCGTATTTTATTctctagtttttttttctaaatgtcTGCTTGCGCTTTACCATTCAGGTATCCGGGTTACACACACAATAGTTATCCATTGGTTAGTCTCTTATTCTTTCTAACCCAGtttcaatttatgtttaaatattacaGATGATGGTTTGAAATTAGTTGGTATTGTTGTTTTTGTTTACGCAGAACTGTTACAATATATATGGAGGGCAACATTTGGCATCCCAATACACAACTGGAGTCTACTTAACTTACTTCCCACTCTATCCCCAGTATCCCAAATACCGAGCATTGGCACCCTCTCCAGTTGCTGCCGCACCAGCAAGAGCGGAAGAAGTTAAAGGTATGGTAGGAGCTGCTTCCTCTGCACAAAGTTCAGCACTGTAATTATGCCAATGGAACGTAAACAGACAAGTTAACTGCTTATGCTTAATCTACACTCTCCAAAAGCAGAAAAGAAATGGAAGGGATTTTactcttttcatttttatattttttctttatttttattatttcgtaAAAATCACACTTCAATATGGCAAAGACTAGTTAAATGAAAGGACATAGTTATTTACCTAATTTTTGTGAATTAGAAAATGCAATCCCTCTTAAGACGACTTTTACCCATATTATTAATATGATGAAAAATTTGATATCTAGGCCGCAATAGTGGGGCTGAATTATGAAAGAGAAGGGCAAGATGGGTTTTGGCTAGCTTGTCAGGTCATCTTGGCTTTGCAACCTATGACGAGGTCATTGTCTGTCTGTCTCTGTCGTATCTCTAAAAGAGTCAAAATATCTGACTTCTTTCTTGGGGTTTACATCTTTTAGCATCATTCTTTTTATCTGTATTATCCATATTTTGCATATTCAGCTACTGGGATTCATGGAAAATGTCGTGAATCAATGCAACCGCCCTTCTTGTTTCAAATTCTAgcaaaaatctcaaatttaattgtttgttatTCCTCACATGCTGTGTAGAAAAAGACCATTAAACAGCTGAACCCGCTCGAGGGAGGACAGAAGGTTAAAAGGCAAATACCAAATTTAGTGGGTTGTTCCAACCGGACATCACCATCCAATTGTATCCGAAATTTTGGACAAACAACTTAAATAATTGGTACagttagattaaattgaattaaaaaaattatttgaattagatttctatttttaatattttaatacatttatttcttttaataatttatttaatcatattGGGTCAACCCATCAAacaattgaattgaaagaatCAATGATTTGATCAGTTAGATTACAAAATCTTTTTTAAATTAGCCAATAAAAATAcgcttaaaataatttatttatagtttcttgaaagttacaaaatgattgcTAATTCGTTTATAACATCTTAGTTACTCATCTGTTTTACTTGATAGTGATGATATGACATATTTTATACAGGATTAATAATTGATTTGACCCTTGAACTATAGCGAAAATATCAGTTTGgtccttttaaaaaataacaataaattccaaaaaaatctacaaatatcataaaattctaaaagaaaatgagaaaattcAATATTGTAACAAAAAAATGGGAGAGCAAAAGAgagtgtattttattgatcaatcgaaatatttacaaagcttcaccaaagtctctatttataggcataagaagtataaatgaagtagagatctacttttaatgactatttgaattttaaatacaTCAAACCTTATCTTGATCTTAATGGACATCCAcctaataagatattcataatacTCTCTCTTGGATGTTTATtagtagataatgtgcctcgttaaaaccttactaagataaaaaccctGTGGGAAAAAAATTTCCTAGTGAAGGAAACAGTGTACgcatatctataatacgcataatatgttgcctcattaaaagccttactaggaaaacccaatggggCAAAACCTCGgttaaaggaaaaagagtacagcgtgtatttactccccctctcgaaaacatcacatactttctcatattctacatattcaatcttgaatactagtttttcaaatgactatttgaatgtatttgctaagaATTTATCACCATTGttttaaaagtcatgagtgagggaaaatttggggtaaaatatattttgatctctttaggagtttcaacaataatcatagcaaactttaatcatgattcttctataaaaatacaaataggtattttgaattattttataatcctctttcaactactattgactaagtcaaatttaccacatatgttcaattatttcaattcatataaatgaacaatttctagATAATTTCAATATACTTCTGgaattctaaatccttcaaggattttaatataaactttactatataataattcataaaaggttgtaacaactgtaacacccctaacccgtatccgtcgccagaacagggttacgaagtattatcAGAATATACATATTAAAGACGgacatttcaaattatttaacattcatgtcagaaattattcataaagtctcttatatgagccctcgaggcctaaaacacacattagaaacaagttggaaCTAATCCgggtacttagagaatttttcgcaaaatttcaagatttttcctaagtgtaggggacacatgtccgtgtggtcAGGCTGTGTGGGCATCCTGAATaggacacacgactgtgttccagcccgtgtccatactagtgtaacttactgacttaggtcacacggccaagtcacacgcccgtgttctaggccgtgtgtaggtaggtgcaggggtcacacggccaagccacacacccgtgtgtcaggccgtgtgaaaaatcctgagcattctattttgaattttaaagatgcaagggacacacggccaagacacacgcctatgtgctaggccgtttgtgacacacggctgagacacacgaccgtgtttctgctcgtgtggacgaaaataggtcactTTCAatgccacttttctcacccaatttgtcttccacctacataaaCATTTTAGCACATTCACAAGTCAACCCAAGAcatttaaaccaagccaaaaATCAAGTCTTATGCATAACATATCACTTCATAAATCTATATATAACCAACTTACCTATTTGATCGAAAATGCATATAGACATACTTATGAAGTT containing:
- the LOC107926407 gene encoding RNA-binding protein 38 isoform X1, coding for MSEPGLNKMAVGDTTYTKIFVGGLAWETKRDTLKRYFEQFGEILEAVVINDKSTGKSKGYGFVTFKDAGSAIRACYNPFPVIDGRKANCNVAAFGAHKNPPTSASHHGIQPLISPLPPSRVMAPPSTGTPAFYRQLVPQYGLPYSAYGYPGYTHNSYPLNCYNIYGGQHLASQYTTGVYLTYFPLYPQYPKYRALAPSPVAAAPARAEEVKGMVGAASSAQSSAL
- the LOC107926407 gene encoding RNA-binding protein 38 isoform X2; the encoded protein is MSEPGLNKMAVGDTTYTKIFVGGLAWETKRDTLKRYFEQFGEILEAVVINDKSTGKSKGYGFVTFKDAGSAIRACYNPFPVIDGRKANCNVAAFGAHKNPPTSASHHGIQPLISPLPPSRVMAPPSTGTPAFYRQLVPQYGLPYSAYGYPGYTHNSYPLNCYNIYGGQHLASQYTTGVYLTYFPLYPQYPKYRALAPSPVAAAPARAEEVKGRNSGAEL
- the LOC107926407 gene encoding RNA-binding protein 38 isoform X3, with translation MAVGDTTYTKIFVGGLAWETKRDTLKRYFEQFGEILEAVVINDKSTGKSKGYGFVTFKDAGSAIRACYNPFPVIDGRKANCNVAAFGAHKNPPTSASHHGIQPLISPLPPSRVMAPPSTGTPAFYRQLVPQYGLPYSAYGYPGYTHNSYPLNCYNIYGGQHLASQYTTGVYLTYFPLYPQYPKYRALAPSPVAAAPARAEEVKGMVGAASSAQSSAL